GATCTGACAACGGACGCCTCTTCACATGCCATAGGCGCTGTTTTGTTGCAAAACGGCAGACCCCTCACCATGATCTCGAGAACTCTGTCTCAGACAGAGGAAATCTATGCGACCAATGAACGAGAGCTCTTGGCGATCGTATGGGCCCTACAAAAATTGCGCAACTATTTGTACGGCGTAAAACACCTAAACATTTATACTGATCATCAACCACTCACCTTTGCTCTGTCCGATAAAACCCCAAATGCAAAGATGAAAAGGTGGCGCGCTTTTGTTGAGGAGTTTTCACCCAAGTTTCACTACAAACCTGGCAAAGAAAACTTTATCGCCGATGCACTTTCCCGGCAATACATAAATGCCTTGGATCATGAGGCAGACACAGAAAGTATGGCCACCAACAGCGAGTTATCACTCGCTCAAGTAATAACTACAGTAAAGAACCCCATTAATTGTTTCCAAACTCAGATTATTCTGGAAGAGGGAGCCAAATTACCAGTTAGCACGTCAATCCTCTTTAGGACACGAATAAGGCATCGAATATCGTTCAGTAATCTACAGGATTTACTGAAATCCATTAAACAATGTGTTAACCCGAACGTCGTTAACGGGTTGCTATGCGAACTCCCCACTCTGGCACTGATTCAAAGCGAACTTACCACATCTTTCCCGGGAATAAAGTTCCGTCACACTACAAAACAGGTTACCGACGTTTTCAATAAGGAAGACCAAAGATAGATCCTGTCGCGAAAATGAACAACAAGTCTCAGAGAATTACTACTTTCCTGACTTAAggaaaatgtttaaagaaataGTTTCAAACTGcaaaatttgttacgaagccaaaTACCGACGATATCCCCCAAACCCTGAAATAGGGTCAACCCCCATACCTTCCTACCCAGGAGAAATCCTTCACGTTGACATTTATTCAACAGACAAAACGCATTTTCTCACAACAATAGATAAATTCTCTAAATTTGCAAtagtttttccaataaaatctaGAGCCATAGTAGATATTAAGGAACCAATCTATGAACTCCTCAACctttacaaaaatactaaaGTTCTGGTTTGCGATAACGAGAGGTCATTGAATTCTGAGACTATTAGAGCAATCCTAAAAAACCACTTCGAAGTCACGATCTACACCACACCACCGGCTCATAGTGCGACTAACGGCCAAGTGGAAAGGTTCCACAGTACATTAACGGAAATCGCACGCTGCCAAAAGCTCGAGACCTGCATTTCCGACACTGCCGAATTAATCCTGCTAGCCACGGTTAAATACAACCGCACCATACACTCCGTAACAGGCAAGAAACCCATAGATGTCATACATGCAGCGCCTGACGAACTTcttaacgaaataaaaaacaaacttatATGCACCCAACAAAAGGACTTAAgaatacataatataaaaaaacaaacaagacaATATAAGTCAGgagaaaaagtttttgtaaagaCCAACAGGAGAATAGGAAACAAATTTACTAGACTTTACACCGAAAAAACAGTCCAAAACGATTTAGGTACCAATGTTTTGATAGACGGACGCAAAGTTCACAAATCCAActcaaaaaactaaaacttctCCCTCCTCCTTAGGATAACCCTACTCTTGGCAATGAACCATTGGACTACCGCGAGGATATTCAACTATACCACCTCTCACTACATTCCATTAACAACAGGGAAAGTAATCCTCCATGAACAATACGAGTTTTTATTACACAAGACAAACTTATCAGAATTCGAGACGATAGCCGAAGAGACGGACACAATATTAAAGCAATTTCCGCATTCCCACGCCAGGCAACTACTTCGAAACGACGCtaacgaaatattaaaactacTAGACGCGGTCAGAGCACATCACCGACATGCGCGAAGCATCAATATCCTAGGGACTGCATTAAAATACATAACCGGCACCCCGGACTTTGATGACTTTCAAACAATTGAGACCACAACTGAAGCCCTAATAGAAGCAAACGAACAGCAGGCAACAATTAATTTAGTTACACAGAAACAAATAAACGAATTGACGGTGACAGTTAATAAACTTTTAGCACAGGCAAAACAGACACAGATCGACACTGGAAATCTCTTTTCTTTAGTCAGTACTAGAAATAGAGCGGTGATAATGGAATTAGAAACCATTATAACGTCGGTAGCTCTAGGAAAAGTAAATGTTATTAACCCCATTCTGCTTGATGGcatggaaataaataatatattagctGCTGAGCTCTCTACAAATACCAGTATAACTGACATACTTTCTGTTTCTAAACttaagatatttcaaaatacacaatttaattatttcattattaaatacccaaaaataGCTAGAGTTTGTAATAAGGTAAAGTTGCTGCCCGTAATCCAGGAAGGAAAGATTATTTCCTTGGAAACAAATCTTATTGCCGAATGCAACAGAGAATACATCCCACTTTATAATTGCAAGGAAGCCATAATAGCAAACTTCTGCCAACCCTTGAAAGAAAGTTCCTGTGTACAACTATTGAACCAGCACTTCGCAGAATGCAAATCACAATCCGCCGATCACGTTCTCGCTCTTGAGGAGATCGATAACGGTGTAATTCTAATTAATGATCAACCcgctgtaataaaaaatgaaaatttgacaagATTAGCTAGAGGAACCTTTTTGATAACATTCAAAGGGGAAATTACAATAAACTCCACCGTTTATAGCAATTGGAACGAGGTAATACTTTCGCATCCTGAAGCAGTACCCGCGCAGAACGTTAACTTTACAGAACATATCGAGTTGTTATCACTCCCACACCTACAAAGAGTTAATATAAAAACCTCAGGCACATAGCGCACCTACAGAATCTTATTGAAACCCGCTCAATACAATCGGGAACCGCCTTGATCCTAATCCTAATTGCCACAGCTATGAGCATAGCAATATTTCTgcgaaaacaacaaagaaatatgGTAGTACTGAAGAACATCATAAAGGAAACTGGGGACGCTTTCACTTCAAGAGGGGGAGTAGTTAGCACAGGTATCCAAACATCCGGCAAAAATATCACTTGCACCGAATTCGCTGACGGCGCGTCTGCAACTTTATAAGAACTCAATACCGCATTAAGTATGCATCCGGCCATTATGCTGATCGCACGCTTTTAGCCTtgcgcgtgacaacaacaaacaaagtgtAAGCAACTAAGAAGTCAATAATGTGCAGCAACTAAAGTTAGGGCAAAGTAGTGTAGGTATTTAGACGCTAACGTCGCTCGTATGTAATTCAGTTATTTCAACTCTTCCGCTGAGACCGGCTGCCCTTGGTATTACCAAgggaaatacaatttttaaaacaaattcaaagagaaattgtttacttgtacatataaacagatttttaaaaacaatacccgtaatgataaaattttttttgataaaatccccttttgataaaatcttaaaagtcatacgcatataattatgtgtgcatgtaaacagattttaaaaaaccgtacgcataaatttcacatattcacatatgtacatatgtatgtatgtaattttgtgttcatgtaaacaaatttgaaacaatAATTCGCATAATGCTTGTACttttgtctacacacaactttgtatgtaaatatatacaaccattgtttcatacaaaaactccgttgtcacggacaaccaatgagctgtgccgaaaaaaataaacgaatggccgccgattgtcaccgctttccTTGCCGCTGCACTATGGTCGGAAATTTCATTTCGTTGGCCAAAAGTCAAAATATTTGCACTCCcgaaatatgttgttgtttctgAAATCTAGTAGTCAACGCTCCAAAACAaccaaaaatgaattttgttgttgtaatatgcaATTCTCCGTTATTCGGTGAGTCATCGAAGTTGAATTTGTTTGCTTCATTTGTAAACATAATTGCGTTCGGTGTTTTATAGTGCTTACTTCAATTGCTTGTTAAAGCTGAAAACAAAGCgtgttaaataaaagtttaaatggAACACGAAGGTGATggtaagtttattaattttgtaaaatataatactcAAAACTTGGATactctaataaataaaataccttTTTCCAAAAGTctttaacattttgaaatttattttattttttatgtttaagtaAGCTTAACACATTTTGTTTAGGAGTGTTAAGCATAagattaaaaaccaaaattactttgaagtgtttagtttttgaaaatgtttatctCGATTTGCGGTTTTTTGCggtttttgagtaaatttttttttcagtcgtCATTTGTTTACAGAATTCAGCAGTTTTTGATATTTGGTTGACCAAGCagaagaaaggaaaaaataaggacgcactaataaattattttatacaaaaatgtggAGCCGATAACATTTCAAATGAATGCTATaagtatttaacaaaaaaaaaaacacgcatgCTTAACAATAATTTGTCTGCAAAGTGGGAAAAGTGTCATAGAAGATTAGatgatgttaaaattaaatattctggCTGGCTTTGCTCAGAAACTGTAATAAACAggcaaataaatttagaaaacacTTCCACAGAGACTCAATGCACAGTAGAACTAAGCCCAGacgaaaaaattgtatcacTAACTGGACGCCCGCAACTTAAGTACTCTGAGAAATCTAAACGAAGTAAGAGAAGACAAGTAGCAAACCTCTCGATGTCAGAACACAACGAAACAAATCTGTTAGTTCAAGCAGCATCAATTTCGGCTCGAAAAGAAGGACAATTAGATTTGGCAGTTGTTTTAAAAGAAACCATCGAAAGTCCATCAAGACCATCCAAGATTAGGAAGCTATATGTCGATGACGTAAAAGCACCTAATGTAATGTCTGATGAGGAAGCGTTATCATTTCTTctcgaaaacaatttttcgaaGAGGCAATACTGTTCCATCCGGACTTCTAGCAAGGAACGTAACGCTAATATTTATCCACCCTATGATAATATATTAGCAATAAAAAGGAAGTGCAGACCCGATGGTGTACTTGTAGATGACAAATGTGCAAAGGTTCCTTTACAAATGCTTTTAAACCATACGGCTAAAAGAATTATAGAGATGCAAAAGGAAGTATTTGCGACAATTACGTGTAACTTCATATCAACGGAAATGATATTTAGCTCCGGTTTTGACAGCAGCTCTGGTCAATCTCAATATAAGCAATCTTTCCTTGACCAAAGTACATCACGAAATGCTGATTCATGTCTTTTGGCCACAACAGTGATTCCCTTGAGACTCTTGAGTAGCGCGGGAGCCCCGATTTGGAATAATTGTTTTCCGCAGTCCACAAGATTTTGTCGGCCTTTAAAATTAGAATACACGAGTGAAACTAAGGAAGTGATAACAAGAGAAGCTGCTgacttaaataaacaaattcaagAGCTTGAAAACTTACGTGTTGAAATCGAAGCTGGTAAGATAATCGAAATAACGTTCAGAGTGTTTTTAACTGTTATAGATGGAAAAGTTTTGAATGTTTTAACCGAtacaaaatcaaatcaaaaatgtCCAATATGCCATGGAACCCAAACTGACTTTGTTAAAGTCACAGATTATAACAGCGTAAAATTTCATCCTATCGATGGAAATCTAAAGTACGGAATTAGTCCACTGTACTCCTGGATTAGATTTTTTGAGTTCGTACTACATTTAGGATACAAAATGGAAGTAAAGAAATGGCAAATTAGATCGGAGGAAGATAAAGATGCAATTAAGATAAGAAAAGAGTATATCCGGAATGAGTTGTGGAAAGAACTAAGTCTTCATGTTGATGTTCCGAAAGCAGGTGGTTGTGGTTCCACAAATGACGGCAACACGTCGCGAAGAGCATTTACGGAATatgataaattttcgaaaattttaggaGTAGACACTGAATTAATATTTCGAATgagaataatattaatatgtttatCGTGCCAATTTTCCCTAAATTTGGATAAATTTGAAGAGTATTGCTTTCAAACTGGTCAATTATATCAAAGCAAGTACCCCTGGTTGCCAATGACTCCCACAGTACATAAAGTTATAGTTCACTCAAAGCAAATAATGCAGAATACACCACTTCCTGTTGGTTACTTCGGAGAGGATGCAGCTGAGTCacgaaacaaaatatataaaagcgaCAGACTGCACCATGCACGTAAGACTAGCCGCATTGATAATCTTTTCGATGTATTTCATAGAGCTCTTGACACATCGGATCCATTAATTTCATCTCTTCGCTTAAATACACGTGTGCGCCAAAGGAAGCGTTTAACGCTGCCACTAGAAGTAAAGGAATTATTGTATTGTGAGGATATCGGTGAAACATGTGCGACTGagaatttagaaaatatggaTGATGACGAGGGCGACGAAGAATTTTCCAGAAGAATTTGAAcaggaaaatacatttttggataatgaattgtatttaaattaaagagtttaataaaattttaatattttcgtaaatacgtgtgtaaattatattttcaatttcctgAAACAACATATTTATTCGTAAGTATCGTATATTTTCTCatttagaactaaaaaatataaaaactcagaaagaaaagaaacaaaaattttatgtaaacatttttttttttattttaattctaaatgttgataattaaaaaaaaaaattaattattttatacaaaaacacttaaattatACTGCAACTTCAAATTCCAGTTAAAAATTccgttattttaagttttaatagttttggcCAAGAAAAGTGATGTTTCCGACCATAGTGCGCTGTACAGCTccgccaacaaaccagcgtaaatatgtatgtttgtgcgtgagcttgcatacatatcgacgcagctgcgtaaaaatatttcagaattacaaaatatttttcacattccttgacaaacacagtcaatcccggttatgtgccactttcaaagatacagatttttgtggtttgtcaaaaataaaaatataatatggtacataagcgagtgcggacaCGTATATTTaagcgagtggtacttaaaacaataatttctatgtttttcaaaaaaaaaaccgtgagatgcagcaagacaTAGGCAGTGAAGAGGGATGATtctcatttaagcggagtactacttcaccgggattgactgtacacaaaaatcagaagaatattgaatattttctttgaaaaatttctagacttgaaattcgacaaataaactatgttgtctattttattctaatattttttaatacttatatttgcggggttgtgaATTTTTCCATCCATAGaacttcagaaatatattcaatttatgatttttagattttgaaatcgtcgcgcaaagacgcttgtaggcaaggcatgctcggggagatataatggcgtctgcttttatgaatgaatcgaatatgctttttgaaagtacgtttgcgttcatgaatgaaaattttgttgttgtgtaatttactataaattttgacgtcggcaatttggctgccatattggtttctgatgctttttcaaacgattgttgtttttgtagaacaacatttgtaatttttgcgggtgacatattcacatgtgaaagcatgtaagtatgtatgttgtgtatgcattgtttgtgtgggaatttcatacacacatatttacatgtgtactcatattgtaaGTATGCATGATGATTTTTGACACTATTGTTATTTTTccagaagaatgtttgtattttttgatttacatgcgtacgcatacatatattatttgtgtgagaatgtcatacgtacatatgtacatacatatgtgtgtacgtaaatatagagaagcgcgctcttttatattactgataaatggtaatatcttgatttgaaattgatttgtacttgcatacatatctgcaggatagatgtgtatgaaagttttaaatgataagaggtatgatttcatatattattatggtaatatattatgttttgaggatattacgataatatttcatatatgtatgtatatagcatatgtatatatgtacatacatgcatacgaaattatataatattatcaaagataaggaATGTTTAAAAAGTAGCTCATTTGatcattaactacaaatattaccatgaaaatagcatgatttaataataatgttatcaattttgcatgaattcacaaaaatttgcaaaattatattcatatcaattgatatgatagcatgtaaaagtataaaaatataagccaaaaggcaaaaattttcattcaatgctcagctctgttcactcatttctgttaaaatttctcctgccgagccaaaagtggtgaaatccactaatagaaaattcatggctcttgacagttcacacgcttgtccgtagttgaaccttctctatattatacgttctctgtcaATGTGTAGACGGACcaacgcgacgacaaagcgtaaGTACATTCTGTTGTTGGTTGAAaaccgagctgtgccgaaagaataagctgattgtcaccgcttcccttgccgctctaACAGCTTTACCAATAAacttgcgtaaatatgtatgaagatgtatgatcgtgcatacatatcgacgcagatttttgcgagtcacgaaaaaatattttagacaaatattataaatcgacaataCGGGTGAATATTGCggatattcccgcatattaaaTTGATCACATAAGCCGTATTAGTAAGAAACTACACGCGGTGCTATCCGGTCAGCTAGGCGACCAGATCAATATACCtccaacgatttctttggagaaaaCTCAGCAGTACGAaaagttttacgaaaaaaaatcatGGGTGTAACAAGAAAGAAAATTCTTGATGCGCAAGCGGATTTATCCAAAAAGGTTTTGTACACTTACGCGAAATCGGGAGCCATTAGGTCCAGTATAGGTACATATGACAGGTAATACAGGTACAAAAATTAGACGTGTTTCGAAAGTATTTCAAGAAAGCTACCGTTTGgtcatatagtatattatatttacatttacacgaaaatttgaaaaggtttttcagagtgcttggaatgGCATTTgcgcgtttttttttaaatggttagtTTGCTTAATCTTATAATTacttaacattactttaacgaaatctgtttggtttttttttaatttcagcgatatagtggtcacctaaaaacgtcttttttgaaaGGATCTCCCGAAGATCAgatgtagttcctttccaaatatatgtttttactaatactaactCTTACgacagttaaaagataccataacatgtgtacaaatttttggatcaataaatgtaatagttttctcagaaaatattctggaaaattcgttttttcgGCCTTCTCAAAATTAATGGCCGACTAGCTTGTTAGTTATAACCTCGTAGCAGatgtttagaaaaataaaaaaacttcgagagtattttaacaaatctatttttaatatgtattgtTTAGCAAAAGATTGTAAGAATtcgtaattaattttaaaattcttaatttattcttcaaaattaatgTAGGTcctccccctcaaagtaatcccacttggcctcaatacacttgtgccaacgttttttccaaaatcaatttccgatcgtttgagtttgctgaatagcaaGAAGTCACTAAGGATCAATGCAGTACCCGACGGCGCATTATTGTAGTGCAAACACCAAgtgttgtcggcccataattccgccCTCTTTTTACCAATAGCTAAACgcaaaacactcaaatagtaattcttgttgacagttcggtcggtcggaaggaattcaaaatgcaccacacctcgataattaaataaaactgtcaacataaccttgatttttaaccTGCATTGACGTGTTTTTTCGGGTTCGTCTCAACTTTGCCACGgtattcggtcgattgatcgCCAGTTTCCACGTCATAAGCATTAGATCATTGCCAATAATAATAAGTTGCATGACATTTGGTATTCGGAAAGCCATGTTGTTTACAGGGATTAGCGCGACgcggtttttcgaaaaaatttaatgatttaggAACCAATCGggatttcacttttcttagccccaaatgatctttcgaaATGGCTTGctctgatccttccgatattccaacgatgcgaGTAAGAGTTCTTATTGTTAATCGCCGATTTTCAAGcgccaattcctttattttattgacgtattAATCATCAGTTCATCAGCGTTCTTGACCCTCTTTGAGTAATTTGAAACTTGATTGGTTTTCATGTTTTCAAGGGATGTGATTTCAACACTGTATTGTTAAATAAAGGAAAAGGTAGGCCCTTTACTTTGTTGAAGAAAAATGTTGAATCTCAAAAACGCTTTCGAAAGTTTGGAAAGCGCTGATTTAACTTCGGACATGTacgtacaaaattttattcaaattagtaGAGCAGGTTTTGAGAAATGAGTTTTCACCGACATATGAGTAgtgcccattgtccaattttaagaataagctaatgcattaaaaatggtatatataaaaatcagatTTGTTAAACTACTTtcgattttttcttaatttcaaaaCAACTGCGACGCCTTTGGGCGATGCACAATACTCTTTAATACAATCAAACGAAAGCTTTGTTAAAATACTTTCGAAACACTTTTAACCTGTATTACCTTAGTTAGAATCTTTGAGCAAAATATCAACTTTGGTAAAAAACATATAGTCTGTCATCcatgagaaaatatttaatttatataagtataccaACATGATAATAATCATATACATATCATCAAGTACGCAAAGAAATATAGAGTCAACGGATTTAAAGTTAAGCCTAAATCTGCGCAGTTTCTTTGTCCCAACTCCATAACCTTttgagaaatatgaaaatagtgTTTATAACGAAAACCAACTATTGTGAGAAATTTATGGCAGGTAGTGAAAAAGGTTTTGGAAGGATTACCATTTGAACGTTGTTAGTATTTCATGGATTCTATTTCCAAGACGTGAGACgctctgttaaaaaaaaacactcgaaactattgaataaaatatgagtactttattattatactgTAAAGGTTTGAaaccatatttacaaatataccaaattttatgtACCTATTTTACTAGTTTATTTAACATAAACTGTGatataactatttttattcaattgaaACAAATGTACATAATTAAATGAGCTAACCCTCAAAACATTTATTACCACTCTACCTGAAAAATTCAGACTTCTTTCGAAAAAAACACGATTCAATACAGTTCGATTAACACCTTTCTGCACGCGCAAAACATAAGAAGCGCGATCATCTGCTCTAGTCCAATATTGTTATACACTAtaacaataagtatgtatgtatatgcaacaatTTTACTATTTCATTATATTGGAAATGATAAAAGATATCCTTTACAACTAGAAGCGAATGGAGATGCGGATTTAGACTAGTATATtataaaagagaaaatgcagTGGAATGAATCAAAagaaatatacattatatacccCATATCCATAGTttacaatcatacatacatatatatttctatttcattatatcacaaatacaaattataacaacaaaatataatttattccaagaaaaattggtaaaagaaaaccaa
Above is a genomic segment from Bactrocera neohumeralis isolate Rockhampton unplaced genomic scaffold, APGP_CSIRO_Bneo_wtdbg2-racon-allhic-juicebox.fasta_v2 cluster09, whole genome shotgun sequence containing:
- the LOC126764149 gene encoding uncharacterized protein LOC126764149, giving the protein MLLNHTAKRIIEMQKEVFATITCNFISTEMIFSSGFDSSSGQSQYKQSFLDQSTSRNADSCLLATTVIPLRLLSSAGAPIWNNCFPQSTRFCRPLKLEYTSETKEVITREAADLNKQIQELENLRVEIEAVHKVIVHSKQIMQNTPLPVGYFGEDAAESRNKIYKSDRLHHARKTSRIDNLFDVFHRALDTSDPLISSLRLNTRVRQRKRLTLPLEVKELLYCEDIGETCATENLENMDDDEGDEEFSRRI